The following proteins come from a genomic window of Gossypium raimondii isolate GPD5lz chromosome 5, ASM2569854v1, whole genome shotgun sequence:
- the LOC105770345 gene encoding DNA polymerase eta, producing MPVAKPESSDSRVIAHVDMDCFYVQVEQRKQPQLRGLPTAVVQYNEWKGGALIAVSYEARKFGVKRSMRGEEAKEVCPQVQLVQVPVARGKADLSGYRNAGSEVVSILARRGRCERASIDEVYLDLTDAAEMMLADNPPQGMETIDEEALKSHILGLNNEDGNDVKENVRKWIHRHNADHRDKLLACGILIVAELRMQVLKETEFTCSAGIAHNKMLAKLASGMNKPAQQTVVPFSSVKGLLDTLPIRKMKQLGGKLGISLQMDMGVNTVGDLLQFPEEKLQERYGINTGTWLWNIARGISGEEVEGRLLPKSHGSGKTFPGPRALKTVPAVQHWLNQLCEELSERLCSDLDQNKRIAHTLTLHARAYKSSDSDSQKKFPSKSCPLRYGTAKIQEDAFNLFQAGLREYIGFYGGKTQGSHCSGWGITSLSVSASKIVPIPSGTCSIAKYFQGQSTSHFSSMQSSDNLNTEATLSLPSGSECYSEVNLSEPKIDFPKEESWIKDTVPDLDLQEQKDLSSPLSEKTQDGFIQEDISPLLLSGCLEQNRSKQQRDLTKDESQFKSEYKERKGKRLKDKGTYSIIELFKSYNPNPSGSFLSHEYNRTVGGTDASSSSYSRDEEEGRREAWGYNIDEIDPSVMEELPTEIQDEIKAWMQPHKRRPNNMVKRSCTISHYFSPSKKS from the exons ATGCCAGTGGCAAAACCAGAATCGTCTGATTCCAGGGTGATTGCTCATGTTGACATGGATTGCTTCTATGTTCAAG TGGAGCAAAGAAAGCAACCGCAATTACGGGGTTTACCTACTGCTGTTGTACAGTACAATGAATGGAAAGGAGGGGCTTTGATTGCAGTCAGCTATGAGGCTCGTAAATTCGGGGTTAAGcg TTCAATGCGTGGCGAGGAAGCAAAGGAGGTTTGCCCACAAGTTCAGTTGGTCCAAGTGCCTGTGGCCCGTGGTAAAGCTGATTTGAGCGGGTACCGGAATGCAGGCTCTGAG GTGGTATCTATTCTTGCAAGGAGAGGTAGATGTGAAAGGGCTTCCATTGATGAAGTCTATCTTGATCTTACTGATGCAGCTGAAATGATGCTAGCTGACAATCCTCCGCAAGGCATGGAGACAATAGATGAGGAAGCTCTTAAATCACATATTCTAGGGCTAAATAATGAG GACGGAAATGATGTGAAAGAAAATGTTAGGAAGTGGATACATAGGCACAATGCTGATCACCGTGATAAATTACTAGCTTGCGGTATCCTCATTGTTGCAGAACTTAGGATGCAGGTTTTAAAGGAGACAGAATTCACTTGTTCTGCAGGCATTGCTCATAATAAG ATGCTGGCGAAACTTGCTAGCGGTATGAATAAACCTGCACAACAAACTGTTGTACCTTTCTCATCCGTAAAGGGATTGCTCGATACCTTGCCTATAAGAAAAAT GAAACAGCTTGGAGGCAAGCTGGGGATTTCCTTGCAAATGGACATGGGTGTGAACACTGTTGGAGATCTATTGCAGTTTCCAGAGGAGAAGCTTCAAGAACGTTATGGCATAAATACAGG AACTTGGCTGTGGAACATTGCTAGAGGAATCAGTGGAGAAGAAGTTGAGGGACGCCTTCTCCCTAAGAGCCATGGTTCTGGAAAGACATTTCCTGGCCCTCGGGCATTAAAGACAGTTCCTGCT GTGCAACACTGGCTTAATCAGCTTTGCGAAGAACTTAGTGAACGACTTTGCTCTGACCTGGACCAAAACAAAAGGATAGCACACACGTTAACTCTGCATGCTAGAGCATACAAG TCCAGTGACTCAGATTCTCAGAAAAAGTTCCCCTCAAAATCTTGTCCCCTAAGGTATGGGACTGCCAAGATCCAGGAAGATGCCTTCAACCTATTTCAAGCTGGATTACGCGAGTATATTGGATTTTATGGTGGTAAGACTCAAGGAAGCCATTGTAGTGGATGGGGAATAACATCTCTTTCTGTTTCAGCCAGTAAAATCGTTCCCATACCATCT GGAACATGTTCAATTGCGAAGTATTTTCAAGGTCAATCTACGTCCCACTTTTCTTCAATGCAATCGTCGGATAACCTTAACACTGAAGCAACGCTTTCGTTACCCTCAG GTAGTGAATGCTACTCAGAGGTGAATTTATCTGaaccaaaaattgattttcCTAAGGAGGAAAGCTGGATTAAGGATACTGTGCCTGATTTAGATCTGCaagaacaaaaa GATCTATCTAGTCCTCTATCAGAGAAGACACAAGATGGGTTCATCCAGGAGGATATTTCACCATTATTACTCTCAG GTTGCTTGGAACAGAACCGGAGTAAACAACAACGAGATTTAACTAAGGATGAAAGTCAGTTTAAGTCAGAATACAAGGAGcgaaaaggaaaaagattgAAAGACAAG GGAACATATTCAATAATAGAACTTTTTAAGAGCTACAATCCCAATCCCTCTGGCTCTTTTTTGTCCCACGAGTACAACAGAACTGTTGGAGGCACTGATGCTAGTAGTAGCAGTTACAGTAGAGATGAGGAAGAAGGAAGAAGGGAAGCATGGGGATACAACATTGATGAAATTGATCCATCTGTGATGGAGGAATTGCCGACGGAGATCCAAGACGAGATTAAAGCATGGATGCAGCCTCATAAGCGGCGGCCTAATAATATGGTCAAGCGAAGTTGTACCATCTCTCATTATTTCTCACCCTCCAAAAAGTCATAA